One window of the Pieris brassicae chromosome 4, ilPieBrab1.1, whole genome shotgun sequence genome contains the following:
- the LOC123707945 gene encoding RNA-binding protein squid isoform X3 — translation MANNDNFAQDITENQVNGNAENGGGDGGLEQNSADAPGRDDDRKLFVGGLSWETTDKELRDHFSAYGEIESINVKTDPNTGRSRGFAFIVFKSPESIDKVMAAGDHTINNKKVDPKKAKARHGKIFVGGLSSEISDDEIKNFFGNFGTIIEVEMPFDKTKNQRKGFCFITFESEQVVNELLKTPKQTIGGKEVDVKRATPKPDGPGAMGGRGGRGGRGARGGRGGRGGYGGQGAWGNQGYGGYGYGQGGYGGGYDGYGYGGYGYDGYGGYGGYDYSGYPNYDLGCTVGSNSTAGYQGGKQRGGGGGGGGGRANQRHQPY, via the exons ATGGCTAATAACGATAACTTCGCACAAGATATTACTGAAAATCAAGTAAACGGAAACGCGGAAAATGGCGGAGGAGATGGTGGATTAGAACAAAATAGTGCCGATGCCCCAGGACGCGATGATGACAG AAAGCTATTTGTGGGTGGATTGAGCTGGGAAACAACAGACA aGGAATTACGTGATCATTTTAGTGCATATGGTGAAATAGAGAGTATCAATGTCAAGACTGACCCCAACACTGGCCGATCACGAGGCTTCGCatttattgtgtttaaaaGCCCTGAGTCGATCGACAAAGTTATGGCCGCGGGCGACCACACTATCAATAATAAGAAAGTTGATCCTAAGAAGGCTAAAGCCAGACATGGAAAAATATTCGTTGGTGGTCTCAGCAGTGAAATCTCAGATGATGAAATCAAGAATTTCTTTGGAAATTTCGGGACG ATAATAGAAGTTGAGATGccttttgacaaaacaaaaaatcaaaGGAAAGGTTTCTGTTTCATTACATTTGAGTCTGAACAAGTTGTGAATGAACTTCTCAAGACACCCAAACAGACTATTGGAGGCAAAGAG GTTGATGTGAAGAGAGCGACGCCCAAACCTGATGGGCCCGGTGCAATGGGCGGGCGGGGAGGCCGCGGAGGACGGGGTGCGCGGGGTGGGCGCGGAGGGCGCGGCGGCTACGGCGGCCAGGGCGCGTGGGGCAATCAGGGCTATGGCGGTTACGGTTACGGACAGGGTGGTTACGGCGGCGGCTACGATGGCTACGGCTATGGCGGCTATGGCTACGACGGCTACGGCGGCTATGGCGGATACGATTACTCCGGATACCCGAATTACG ATCTCGGTTGTACTGTAGGGTCAAATTCGACAGCGGGTTACCAGGGTGGTAAACAACGCGGCGGTGGCGGCGGCGGAGGCGGCGGCCGTGCCAACCAGAGGCACCAGCCCTACTAG
- the LOC123707945 gene encoding RNA-binding protein squid isoform X4, protein MANNDNFAQDITENQVNGNAENGGGDGGLEQNSADAPGRDDDRKLFVGGLSWETTDKELRDHFSAYGEIESINVKTDPNTGRSRGFAFIVFKSPESIDKVMAAGDHTINNKKVDPKKAKARHGKIFVGGLSSEISDDEIKNFFGNFGTIIEVEMPFDKTKNQRKGFCFITFESEQVVNELLKTPKQTIGGKEVDVKRATPKPDGPGAMGGRGGRGGRGARGGRGGRGGYGGQGAWGNQGYGGYGYGQGGYGGGYDGYGYGGYGYDGYGGYGGYDYSGYPNYGSNSTAGYQGGKQRGGGGGGGGGRANQRHQPY, encoded by the exons ATGGCTAATAACGATAACTTCGCACAAGATATTACTGAAAATCAAGTAAACGGAAACGCGGAAAATGGCGGAGGAGATGGTGGATTAGAACAAAATAGTGCCGATGCCCCAGGACGCGATGATGACAG AAAGCTATTTGTGGGTGGATTGAGCTGGGAAACAACAGACA aGGAATTACGTGATCATTTTAGTGCATATGGTGAAATAGAGAGTATCAATGTCAAGACTGACCCCAACACTGGCCGATCACGAGGCTTCGCatttattgtgtttaaaaGCCCTGAGTCGATCGACAAAGTTATGGCCGCGGGCGACCACACTATCAATAATAAGAAAGTTGATCCTAAGAAGGCTAAAGCCAGACATGGAAAAATATTCGTTGGTGGTCTCAGCAGTGAAATCTCAGATGATGAAATCAAGAATTTCTTTGGAAATTTCGGGACG ATAATAGAAGTTGAGATGccttttgacaaaacaaaaaatcaaaGGAAAGGTTTCTGTTTCATTACATTTGAGTCTGAACAAGTTGTGAATGAACTTCTCAAGACACCCAAACAGACTATTGGAGGCAAAGAG GTTGATGTGAAGAGAGCGACGCCCAAACCTGATGGGCCCGGTGCAATGGGCGGGCGGGGAGGCCGCGGAGGACGGGGTGCGCGGGGTGGGCGCGGAGGGCGCGGCGGCTACGGCGGCCAGGGCGCGTGGGGCAATCAGGGCTATGGCGGTTACGGTTACGGACAGGGTGGTTACGGCGGCGGCTACGATGGCTACGGCTATGGCGGCTATGGCTACGACGGCTACGGCGGCTATGGCGGATACGATTACTCCGGATACCCGAATTACG GGTCAAATTCGACAGCGGGTTACCAGGGTGGTAAACAACGCGGCGGTGGCGGCGGCGGAGGCGGCGGCCGTGCCAACCAGAGGCACCAGCCCTACTAG
- the LOC123707945 gene encoding RNA-binding protein squid isoform X2, which translates to MANNDNFAQDITENQVNGNAENGGGDGGLEQNSADAPGRDDDRKLFVGGLSWETTDKELRDHFSAYGEIESINVKTDPNTGRSRGFAFIVFKSPESIDKVMAAGDHTINNKKVDPKKAKARHGKIFVGGLSSEISDDEIKNFFGNFGTIIEVEMPFDKTKNQRKGFCFITFESEQVVNELLKTPKQTIGGKEVDVKRATPKPDGPGAMGGRGGRGGRGARGGRGGRGGYGGQGAWGNQGYGGYGYGQGGYGGGYDGYGYGGYGYDGYGGYGGYDYSGYPNYDYGGYGGYEGGYGARAAPRGKGSNSTAGYQGGKQRGGGGGGGGGRANQRHQPY; encoded by the exons ATGGCTAATAACGATAACTTCGCACAAGATATTACTGAAAATCAAGTAAACGGAAACGCGGAAAATGGCGGAGGAGATGGTGGATTAGAACAAAATAGTGCCGATGCCCCAGGACGCGATGATGACAG AAAGCTATTTGTGGGTGGATTGAGCTGGGAAACAACAGACA aGGAATTACGTGATCATTTTAGTGCATATGGTGAAATAGAGAGTATCAATGTCAAGACTGACCCCAACACTGGCCGATCACGAGGCTTCGCatttattgtgtttaaaaGCCCTGAGTCGATCGACAAAGTTATGGCCGCGGGCGACCACACTATCAATAATAAGAAAGTTGATCCTAAGAAGGCTAAAGCCAGACATGGAAAAATATTCGTTGGTGGTCTCAGCAGTGAAATCTCAGATGATGAAATCAAGAATTTCTTTGGAAATTTCGGGACG ATAATAGAAGTTGAGATGccttttgacaaaacaaaaaatcaaaGGAAAGGTTTCTGTTTCATTACATTTGAGTCTGAACAAGTTGTGAATGAACTTCTCAAGACACCCAAACAGACTATTGGAGGCAAAGAG GTTGATGTGAAGAGAGCGACGCCCAAACCTGATGGGCCCGGTGCAATGGGCGGGCGGGGAGGCCGCGGAGGACGGGGTGCGCGGGGTGGGCGCGGAGGGCGCGGCGGCTACGGCGGCCAGGGCGCGTGGGGCAATCAGGGCTATGGCGGTTACGGTTACGGACAGGGTGGTTACGGCGGCGGCTACGATGGCTACGGCTATGGCGGCTATGGCTACGACGGCTACGGCGGCTATGGCGGATACGATTACTCCGGATACCCGAATTACG ACTACGGCGGATACGGAGGGTACGAGGGTGGCTACGGCGCGCGCGCGGCTCCTCGTGGGAAAG GGTCAAATTCGACAGCGGGTTACCAGGGTGGTAAACAACGCGGCGGTGGCGGCGGCGGAGGCGGCGGCCGTGCCAACCAGAGGCACCAGCCCTACTAG
- the LOC123707945 gene encoding RNA-binding protein squid isoform X1, whose translation MANNDNFAQDITENQVNGNAENGGGDGGLEQNSADAPGRDDDRKLFVGGLSWETTDKELRDHFSAYGEIESINVKTDPNTGRSRGFAFIVFKSPESIDKVMAAGDHTINNKKVDPKKAKARHGKIFVGGLSSEISDDEIKNFFGNFGTIIEVEMPFDKTKNQRKGFCFITFESEQVVNELLKTPKQTIGGKEVDVKRATPKPDGPGAMGGRGGRGGRGARGGRGGRGGYGGQGAWGNQGYGGYGYGQGGYGGGYDGYGYGGYGYDGYGGYGGYDYSGYPNYDYGGYGGYEGGYGARAAPRGKDLGCTVGSNSTAGYQGGKQRGGGGGGGGGRANQRHQPY comes from the exons ATGGCTAATAACGATAACTTCGCACAAGATATTACTGAAAATCAAGTAAACGGAAACGCGGAAAATGGCGGAGGAGATGGTGGATTAGAACAAAATAGTGCCGATGCCCCAGGACGCGATGATGACAG AAAGCTATTTGTGGGTGGATTGAGCTGGGAAACAACAGACA aGGAATTACGTGATCATTTTAGTGCATATGGTGAAATAGAGAGTATCAATGTCAAGACTGACCCCAACACTGGCCGATCACGAGGCTTCGCatttattgtgtttaaaaGCCCTGAGTCGATCGACAAAGTTATGGCCGCGGGCGACCACACTATCAATAATAAGAAAGTTGATCCTAAGAAGGCTAAAGCCAGACATGGAAAAATATTCGTTGGTGGTCTCAGCAGTGAAATCTCAGATGATGAAATCAAGAATTTCTTTGGAAATTTCGGGACG ATAATAGAAGTTGAGATGccttttgacaaaacaaaaaatcaaaGGAAAGGTTTCTGTTTCATTACATTTGAGTCTGAACAAGTTGTGAATGAACTTCTCAAGACACCCAAACAGACTATTGGAGGCAAAGAG GTTGATGTGAAGAGAGCGACGCCCAAACCTGATGGGCCCGGTGCAATGGGCGGGCGGGGAGGCCGCGGAGGACGGGGTGCGCGGGGTGGGCGCGGAGGGCGCGGCGGCTACGGCGGCCAGGGCGCGTGGGGCAATCAGGGCTATGGCGGTTACGGTTACGGACAGGGTGGTTACGGCGGCGGCTACGATGGCTACGGCTATGGCGGCTATGGCTACGACGGCTACGGCGGCTATGGCGGATACGATTACTCCGGATACCCGAATTACG ACTACGGCGGATACGGAGGGTACGAGGGTGGCTACGGCGCGCGCGCGGCTCCTCGTGGGAAAG ATCTCGGTTGTACTGTAGGGTCAAATTCGACAGCGGGTTACCAGGGTGGTAAACAACGCGGCGGTGGCGGCGGCGGAGGCGGCGGCCGTGCCAACCAGAGGCACCAGCCCTACTAG
- the LOC123707945 gene encoding RNA-binding protein squid isoform X5 has translation MAAGDHTINNKKVDPKKAKARHGKIFVGGLSSEISDDEIKNFFGNFGTIIEVEMPFDKTKNQRKGFCFITFESEQVVNELLKTPKQTIGGKEVDVKRATPKPDGPGAMGGRGGRGGRGARGGRGGRGGYGGQGAWGNQGYGGYGYGQGGYGGGYDGYGYGGYGYDGYGGYGGYDYSGYPNYDYGGYGGYEGGYGARAAPRGKDLGCTVGSNSTAGYQGGKQRGGGGGGGGGRANQRHQPY, from the exons ATGGCCGCGGGCGACCACACTATCAATAATAAGAAAGTTGATCCTAAGAAGGCTAAAGCCAGACATGGAAAAATATTCGTTGGTGGTCTCAGCAGTGAAATCTCAGATGATGAAATCAAGAATTTCTTTGGAAATTTCGGGACG ATAATAGAAGTTGAGATGccttttgacaaaacaaaaaatcaaaGGAAAGGTTTCTGTTTCATTACATTTGAGTCTGAACAAGTTGTGAATGAACTTCTCAAGACACCCAAACAGACTATTGGAGGCAAAGAG GTTGATGTGAAGAGAGCGACGCCCAAACCTGATGGGCCCGGTGCAATGGGCGGGCGGGGAGGCCGCGGAGGACGGGGTGCGCGGGGTGGGCGCGGAGGGCGCGGCGGCTACGGCGGCCAGGGCGCGTGGGGCAATCAGGGCTATGGCGGTTACGGTTACGGACAGGGTGGTTACGGCGGCGGCTACGATGGCTACGGCTATGGCGGCTATGGCTACGACGGCTACGGCGGCTATGGCGGATACGATTACTCCGGATACCCGAATTACG ACTACGGCGGATACGGAGGGTACGAGGGTGGCTACGGCGCGCGCGCGGCTCCTCGTGGGAAAG ATCTCGGTTGTACTGTAGGGTCAAATTCGACAGCGGGTTACCAGGGTGGTAAACAACGCGGCGGTGGCGGCGGCGGAGGCGGCGGCCGTGCCAACCAGAGGCACCAGCCCTACTAG